In one window of Oleidesulfovibrio alaskensis DSM 16109 DNA:
- a CDS encoding RNA recognition motif domain-containing protein — MTKNIYVGNLSWECTDQDLHALFADFGDVTSARVISDRETGRSRGFGFVEMDANGAAQAIDSLNASSFQGRNLKVNEAQPRERRPRY; from the coding sequence TTGACCAAGAATATCTATGTCGGCAACCTTTCGTGGGAATGCACTGATCAGGACCTTCACGCCCTTTTTGCAGATTTCGGCGACGTAACTTCCGCTCGCGTTATCTCTGACCGTGAAACCGGCCGTTCGCGCGGCTTCGGCTTTGTGGAAATGGACGCCAACGGTGCCGCTCAGGCCATCGACTCCCTCAACGCTTCCAGCTTTCAGGGCCGCAACCTCAAAGTAAACGAGGCTCAGCCCCGTGAGCGCCGTCCCCGCTACTAA
- a CDS encoding menaquinone biosynthetic enzyme MqnA/MqnD family protein, with protein sequence MSRPAEQKRPLRIGRISYLNVLPIYHSLEKDAAGSGYELVYGPPAELNRLMAAGELDVASTSSIEYARNAQQYYLVPDLAIGSCGPVMSVILLSRQPVETLEGQTILTTSQSHTSAALLRLIMRYHYGLNVTYRTGSASEQIQSHNPPQALLAIGDEALRLRNHPMYPYRVDLGEAWRRWTGLPFIFGVWVVSRDSVAAGRFDTDPCALLQGGRDWGAQHMDTILDLAARHDFLSRDELVEYFRGLVYTMGEEAQKGLRTFYSKLVEAGELERAPELVFYDHAVHTRRTAP encoded by the coding sequence ATGAGCCGCCCGGCGGAACAGAAACGCCCCCTGCGCATCGGGCGCATTTCGTATCTGAATGTGCTGCCCATATACCATTCGCTGGAAAAAGACGCAGCCGGAAGCGGGTACGAACTGGTATACGGCCCTCCCGCAGAGCTTAACAGACTGATGGCCGCAGGCGAACTGGACGTGGCATCCACGTCGTCCATAGAATATGCGCGCAACGCACAGCAGTATTATCTGGTACCCGACCTTGCCATCGGCAGCTGCGGCCCCGTCATGAGCGTCATCCTGCTTTCGCGCCAGCCGGTGGAAACACTGGAGGGCCAGACCATACTGACCACATCGCAGTCACATACGTCTGCCGCGCTGCTGCGCCTCATCATGCGCTACCATTACGGGCTCAACGTCACCTACCGGACAGGCTCCGCTTCGGAGCAGATACAGTCACACAATCCGCCCCAGGCCCTGCTGGCCATCGGCGACGAGGCTCTGCGGCTGCGCAACCACCCCATGTACCCGTACAGAGTTGATCTGGGCGAGGCATGGCGCCGCTGGACAGGGCTGCCCTTTATCTTCGGCGTATGGGTTGTCAGCCGCGATTCCGTTGCCGCCGGCCGCTTTGACACCGACCCCTGCGCCCTGCTGCAGGGCGGGCGCGACTGGGGCGCACAGCATATGGACACCATTCTTGATCTGGCCGCACGGCACGACTTTCTGAGCCGCGATGAACTGGTGGAATACTTCCGGGGACTGGTCTACACCATGGGTGAAGAGGCGCAGAAAGGACTGCGCACCTTTTACAGCAAGCTGGTGGAAGCCGGAGAACTGGAACGCGCCCCCGAACTCGTCTTTTACGACCATGCCGTCCACACGCGGCGGACCGCACCCTGA
- a CDS encoding DUF429 domain-containing protein, producing the protein MNSTDSPPRSTAPLCARPLCAGPLTVLGIDVTSAPGRRKPLACAAGILQADTLHIDRLHAVTALHGLPRHTGANTPWQAEMLLCAPPASLEHLLAHKGPWIAGFDMPFGLPAAFLHWWQQAQRDSRTPLRKAAPLCEPASELPCWQDYVSSLAQLDKEAFRQTIYAFMNTRPAGHKLPLRLTDAQTAAQSPLRLNYVPVGRMFHALVPLLASCGINIPLLRPTADSRTAIEVYPALAARAVLGNPPRYKDGTGAQRQQRTQARAALLEALPEYCRTIGGLALSVRPQLYQTMLQDTAGDFADALLCAVLTALAVRRRDAGMPPVPHLRMYHEGCIALQDMFCPPQPHGSGTTAPA; encoded by the coding sequence ATGAACAGTACCGATTCTCCGCCCCGTTCCACCGCGCCGCTCTGTGCCAGACCGCTCTGCGCCGGACCGCTCACGGTGCTGGGCATTGATGTGACCAGCGCACCCGGCAGGCGCAAACCGCTGGCCTGTGCCGCCGGAATACTGCAGGCAGACACCCTGCACATCGACCGGCTGCATGCCGTAACCGCGCTGCACGGCCTGCCCCGCCATACCGGCGCCAATACCCCGTGGCAGGCGGAAATGCTGCTTTGCGCCCCCCCTGCCAGTCTGGAGCATCTGCTCGCCCATAAGGGTCCGTGGATAGCCGGTTTTGATATGCCGTTCGGCCTGCCGGCCGCTTTTCTGCACTGGTGGCAGCAGGCGCAGCGCGACAGCCGCACACCGCTACGGAAGGCCGCGCCGCTTTGCGAACCGGCATCTGAGCTGCCCTGCTGGCAGGATTACGTCAGCAGTCTGGCGCAACTGGACAAGGAAGCTTTCCGGCAGACGATATATGCCTTTATGAACACCAGACCCGCAGGACACAAGCTGCCGCTGCGCCTTACCGACGCGCAGACAGCCGCCCAAAGCCCGCTGAGGCTCAATTATGTGCCGGTGGGCCGCATGTTTCATGCTCTGGTGCCGCTGCTGGCATCATGCGGCATCAACATACCCCTGCTGCGCCCCACAGCGGACAGCCGCACAGCCATTGAAGTATACCCTGCACTGGCGGCACGCGCGGTACTGGGCAACCCGCCCCGCTACAAAGACGGCACCGGAGCGCAACGGCAGCAGCGCACACAGGCGCGGGCCGCACTGCTGGAAGCATTGCCGGAATACTGCCGCACCATCGGGGGGCTTGCACTTTCGGTCCGCCCGCAACTGTATCAGACAATGCTGCAGGACACCGCAGGCGACTTTGCAGACGCGCTGCTGTGCGCCGTGCTGACGGCACTGGCGGTACGGCGGCGTGACGCGGGGATGCCGCCTGTCCCGCACCTGAGGATGTACCACGAGGGCTGCATAGCCCTGCAGGATATGTTCTGCCCGCCGCAGCCGCATGGTTCCGGCACCACAGCACCGGCCTGA
- a CDS encoding GNAT family N-acetyltransferase yields the protein MQKTTQTPVVRMMRPHEAGAVCALIAEVFDEFVAPEYCAAGAAHFHTFVQPDVLQGRIADGGMVFVAYMGDELAGIIEMRACGHVVMLFTAARWQRRGIARRLLDAALEECRALNGTVRRLTVNSSPNAVPVYARLGFIADGPEQERDGIRHTPMTKLCDADAPPAV from the coding sequence ATGCAGAAGACCACGCAAACACCTGTCGTGCGCATGATGCGGCCACACGAAGCCGGGGCTGTGTGCGCATTGATTGCCGAAGTTTTTGATGAGTTTGTGGCGCCGGAATATTGTGCCGCAGGCGCCGCGCACTTTCATACCTTTGTGCAGCCTGATGTGCTGCAGGGGCGCATAGCCGACGGCGGAATGGTTTTTGTGGCGTATATGGGGGATGAACTGGCCGGTATTATTGAAATGCGGGCCTGTGGGCATGTGGTCATGCTGTTTACTGCCGCGCGGTGGCAGCGCAGGGGCATTGCCCGCAGGCTGCTGGACGCGGCTCTTGAAGAATGCCGTGCGCTTAACGGAACCGTCCGGCGGCTTACCGTTAACTCTTCACCCAATGCCGTGCCCGTGTACGCAAGGCTGGGATTCATAGCCGACGGGCCGGAACAGGAGCGCGACGGAATCCGCCATACGCCCATGACAAAGCTGTGCGACGCAGATGCGCCCCCCGCGGTTTGA
- a CDS encoding DMT family transporter — translation MSTQSPENRHGSASGTERGKTADTGGCAPALRGSAAQAAGETAHQLDMKALLRVMAGAVMISFSAVFVNVLETSPSASAFYRVLFGGMALLAVALWRRERLSTSPLVLATIAGAGVFFMLDLECWHRSILYIGPGLATILGNFQVFFMAFAGAVFFREALSLRLVVALPLAVCGLWLLVGVDVDNLPEGTVMGVIMGLLTAVWYTGYILLLRRSQRMACRMPVMMNMALVSLCTAAACGVSTLLQGASFAIPDTVNGMYLLGYGVLCQGVGWLLLSSGLPGLPAAVAGLVMLTQPTLSFVWDVLLFDRPTGPLGVAGAVMAIVAIWMGLSGQNAAQRRRALKLAGSLSTAPEK, via the coding sequence ATGAGTACACAATCCCCTGAAAACAGGCATGGCTCTGCGTCCGGCACGGAACGCGGCAAAACAGCGGATACAGGCGGCTGCGCTCCGGCCCTGCGGGGTTCTGCCGCGCAGGCTGCAGGAGAAACGGCGCATCAGCTTGATATGAAAGCGCTGCTGCGTGTGATGGCCGGTGCTGTGATGATCAGCTTTTCTGCCGTGTTCGTGAATGTGCTGGAAACATCCCCCTCGGCTTCGGCGTTCTACAGAGTGCTCTTCGGCGGCATGGCGTTGCTGGCTGTGGCTCTGTGGCGCCGCGAACGGCTGAGCACGTCACCGCTGGTGCTGGCCACCATAGCGGGGGCAGGGGTGTTCTTTATGCTCGACCTTGAATGCTGGCACCGCAGCATCCTGTACATCGGGCCGGGACTGGCCACCATCCTCGGGAATTTTCAGGTGTTTTTCATGGCTTTTGCCGGAGCGGTCTTTTTCCGCGAGGCGCTTTCACTGCGTCTTGTGGTGGCGCTGCCGCTGGCTGTCTGCGGTCTGTGGCTGCTGGTGGGGGTGGACGTGGACAACCTGCCCGAAGGCACTGTCATGGGTGTGATAATGGGGTTGCTGACCGCCGTATGGTACACGGGGTATATTCTGCTGTTGCGGCGTTCACAACGCATGGCCTGCCGGATGCCGGTTATGATGAACATGGCGCTGGTTTCGCTGTGCACCGCGGCTGCCTGCGGAGTCAGCACTCTGTTGCAGGGGGCATCCTTCGCCATTCCGGATACGGTGAACGGCATGTATCTTCTGGGATACGGCGTACTGTGTCAGGGGGTGGGCTGGCTGCTGCTTTCTTCCGGCCTGCCCGGTCTGCCGGCAGCAGTGGCCGGTCTGGTTATGCTGACACAACCTACGCTTTCGTTTGTCTGGGATGTGCTGCTTTTTGACCGACCGACCGGCCCGCTGGGGGTCGCCGGTGCTGTCATGGCCATTGTGGCCATATGGATGGGGCTTTCCGGCCAGAACGCGGCGCAGCGCCGCCGTGCATTGAAACTGGCAGGCAGCCTGAGCACCGCGCCGGAAAAATAA
- a CDS encoding 5'-nucleotidase — translation MAYELKDRLVVGLASSALFDLEESDAVFRRHGETAYRQYQRDKQHEPLRPGVAFPFIRRLLSLNALNPQDPPVEVVLLSRNDPDTGMRVMESIASHGLGITRAVFLQGKPPHAYIPALEISLFLSANETDVREAIAAGYPAGQVLESAFNDDDADHELRIAFDFDGVLADDESESVFKRDHDLEAFHAYETKLAAVPLKRGPLAGFLSKLSQVQQREREKQRSDPEYRPRLRIAIATARNAPAHERVINTMRSWGIVVNEAFFLGGIEKRRVLEVLRPHIFFDDQKSHLELASRVLPAVHIPFGVANSSDDVIPPAGDGGEGCPRTE, via the coding sequence ATGGCCTATGAGCTGAAAGACAGACTGGTGGTCGGGCTGGCGTCCAGCGCGTTGTTTGATCTGGAAGAATCCGACGCGGTGTTCCGTCGTCACGGCGAAACCGCATACCGGCAGTATCAGCGCGATAAACAGCACGAGCCGCTGCGGCCGGGGGTGGCGTTTCCGTTCATCAGGCGTCTTCTTTCGCTCAATGCGCTCAATCCTCAGGACCCGCCGGTGGAGGTTGTGCTGCTGTCGCGGAACGACCCTGACACCGGCATGCGGGTGATGGAGTCCATCGCCAGTCACGGGCTGGGCATCACGCGGGCGGTTTTTCTGCAGGGCAAGCCGCCGCATGCATACATTCCCGCGCTGGAGATAAGTCTTTTTCTTTCCGCCAACGAAACCGATGTGCGCGAAGCCATTGCGGCGGGGTATCCTGCCGGTCAGGTGCTTGAGTCCGCTTTCAATGACGATGATGCCGACCACGAACTGCGTATTGCCTTTGACTTTGACGGCGTGCTGGCGGACGACGAATCGGAAAGCGTTTTTAAGCGCGACCATGATCTGGAAGCCTTTCATGCCTACGAGACAAAGCTTGCAGCCGTGCCGCTGAAGCGGGGACCTCTGGCCGGTTTTCTGAGCAAGTTGTCACAGGTCCAGCAGCGCGAGCGCGAAAAACAGCGCAGTGATCCGGAATACAGACCGCGGCTGCGTATTGCCATTGCCACGGCGCGCAATGCCCCCGCGCATGAACGGGTGATAAACACCATGCGCAGCTGGGGAATAGTGGTCAACGAGGCTTTTTTTCTGGGCGGTATTGAAAAACGCCGGGTACTGGAAGTGCTGCGTCCGCATATTTTCTTTGATGACCAGAAGTCTCATCTTGAACTGGCATCGCGTGTGTTGCCCGCTGTGCACATTCCCTTCGGCGTGGCCAACAGCAGCGACGATGTGATACCCCCTGCCGGTGACGGCGGAGAGGGTTGCCCCCGTACAGAATGA
- the mqnC gene encoding cyclic dehypoxanthinyl futalosine synthase, with product MNATLTPFDEPRQVLDICAKVLDGSRINEAEAATLYDRANLFTLGQLAHAVRMAKHPTAVVTYVADRNINYSNICVCACRFCAFYAPPGHEDGYVLTREELGRKIEETLELGGTQILLQGGHHPDLPLAFYEDMIRWIAETYPAIHIHAFSPPEIVFFSELEGVTIAEVIERLRAAGLHSIPGGGAEILVDEVRARVAPNKCSASRWLAVMEEAHYQGLRTTATMMFGHEEEPRHRLEHLFALREVQDRTGGFTAFIPWTFQPGNTNIQRDTEPSPAYLRMLATSRIVLDNFDNVQASWVTMGPQVAQLALHFGANDFGSLMIEENVVAAAGVSFRMSRQEIHNVIRAAGFVPRQRTMDYTYVENRPEGDA from the coding sequence ATGAACGCCACTCTGACCCCGTTTGACGAACCGCGCCAAGTGCTGGACATCTGCGCCAAAGTGCTGGACGGCAGCCGCATAAACGAAGCCGAAGCGGCAACCCTGTACGACAGGGCAAACCTGTTCACGCTGGGACAGCTGGCCCATGCCGTGCGCATGGCAAAGCACCCCACAGCCGTTGTCACCTATGTGGCCGACCGCAACATCAATTATTCCAACATCTGCGTGTGTGCCTGCCGGTTCTGCGCTTTTTACGCCCCGCCCGGACACGAAGACGGCTATGTGCTGACCCGCGAAGAACTGGGCCGCAAAATTGAAGAAACGCTGGAACTGGGCGGCACGCAGATTCTGCTGCAGGGCGGGCACCACCCCGACCTGCCCCTTGCGTTTTACGAAGACATGATCCGCTGGATTGCGGAAACATACCCCGCCATCCATATCCATGCTTTTTCACCGCCTGAAATTGTCTTTTTTTCCGAACTGGAAGGCGTAACCATAGCCGAAGTCATCGAAAGACTGCGCGCCGCAGGGCTGCATTCCATTCCCGGCGGCGGCGCGGAAATTCTGGTGGACGAAGTGCGCGCACGCGTGGCTCCCAACAAATGCAGCGCCTCGCGCTGGCTTGCCGTAATGGAAGAAGCGCACTATCAGGGGCTGCGCACCACCGCCACCATGATGTTCGGACACGAAGAAGAACCCCGCCACCGGCTTGAGCATCTCTTCGCTCTGCGCGAAGTACAGGACAGAACCGGCGGCTTCACCGCCTTCATCCCGTGGACATTCCAGCCCGGCAACACCAACATCCAGCGCGACACCGAGCCTTCGCCCGCCTATCTGCGCATGCTGGCCACATCACGCATCGTGCTGGACAACTTTGACAATGTGCAGGCTTCATGGGTCACCATGGGCCCTCAAGTGGCGCAGCTGGCACTGCACTTCGGGGCAAACGACTTCGGCTCGCTGATGATTGAAGAAAACGTGGTGGCCGCCGCAGGTGTAAGCTTCCGCATGTCGCGGCAGGAAATCCACAACGTCATCCGCGCTGCGGGATTTGTGCCCCGCCAGCGCACCATGGATTACACCTACGTGGAAAACAGGCCGGAGGGCGACGCATGA